From Anopheles coluzzii chromosome 3, AcolN3, whole genome shotgun sequence, the proteins below share one genomic window:
- the LOC125906398 gene encoding 6-phosphogluconate dehydrogenase, decarboxylating-like: MVHNGIEYGDIQLICTACHLMLALGMTRKEMAQEFDVWNKGVLDSFLIEIPHDFLNGDVEG, encoded by the coding sequence ATGGTACACAACGGCATCGAGTACGGTGATATTCAACTGATCTGCACAGCGTGTCACCTGATGCTGGCGCTGGGCATGACACGGAAGGAAATGGCACAGGAGTTCGACGTGTGGAACAAGGGCGTATTGGATTCGTTCCTGATCGAGATCCCGCACGATTTTCTGAACGGCGACGTTGAGGGATAG